From the genome of Periplaneta americana isolate PAMFEO1 chromosome 15, P.americana_PAMFEO1_priV1, whole genome shotgun sequence, one region includes:
- the CycT gene encoding cyclin-T isoform X3, producing the protein MCLQYKPTVVACFCIHLACKWSNWEIPQSNEGKDWFWYVDKTVSLEQLEQLTAEFLVIFDKCPTKLKRKIMSISATQNPSLPPAISGSLFDSEPRKIRPPDGSQDGPTFHPAGMRPPIHHSSHVPSDAKPPTSEKLMSLPGASCQSQPPGQPTQRVDYRDYKEKKERDRLAQQGVSRDGHHMNKGMPASSSKHGPMPPGSSGTLGKPGPLHRDHTKHPPPTARPSSGPPQARDAVRRDTAKHMFTSDTVSPMSNHLGSGTNSGSNCNVSSRKDNQAVEWTGEKVSEVDSRRGDMKSAENRPFSVPHPDSSAKRSQQPGFDSSSRHSRVSATSSVKEDLPSNPPQQKMLSESVDSQRHLYNHNKHGAGSDRLDHRHRRSGASEQFSNRPPQSSAECAERKVTVSEMVERKPNVVDLMDRKPNMVEPLDRKPPITDMMDRNKPNVADLSDRKPNISDLHLHDSSRRPDVKHLPVQPYHGIKREIKKEDNTDYGNRIVRPPPPPPPPPPPPPPPPPPPPPLPPQQQQPQPPPSSMLQNTAVLHQHKPRPRSPLQSSQHMRPASTTVPTTTVPPPNANKRSESPHHSRTKSVPSSLPNLSTPSRNGTAHVDEKPVRRTETPMTKPDQTSTTIKMEASSGNQKSGIAAQLPTTPDKGSSTVPRESPYPRASKSKQRTPPSSANKKPPAPLPEIPSAPLSPFGSPPPPTPTTPGSASKSQGSLRATKRHRTSSSSSEPELVPVVKKLDEIAGYENIIRDSKMGIKLPNRVPDIIPPIRDRAKKDESVARNTTISKELKPPDLIRPFAAQIADAKSDDLGAVAFPELDSTNGTFGRTTIPSLPAVSDEAVSIGVIDISTMEEPVQPEHHHKSEKKKKRKEHKEHKHKDKDKNREEKKHKHKHKDKDKDRHKGEKGEASAPIKITIPKDKLNLSSTLEPVASTGTGLKIKIQKERLKGSDSTESSPQSAPSGGIKIKISKEHIGFNSSSAVLPTSSSDTPSCSRKRERSSPRSSELTSPPTKSARLNTVPAEQRRGGSSATSNYGKQNGVEHHRRGSHYPPGNKVRGGRGGPRGNCYPPVQQPPPPFHQPYPHYYQAYPGMVPQPYMYDQQMYGYYPQYMYPPPLPTGVMPELGPPQEPPPLPEGPPPDNPPPPPPPE; encoded by the exons ATGTGTCTGCAGTACAAACCGACAGTTGTCGCATGTTTCTGCATCCATCTTGCCTGCAAGTGGTCCAACTGGGAG ATTCCACAGTCGAATGAGGGCAAGGACTGGTTCTGGTATGTGGACAAGACAGTGAGCTTGGAACAGCTCGAACAGCTAACAGCAGAGTTCCTCGTCATCTTTGACAAATGTCCAACCAAGCTGAAGCGCAAGATTATGAGCATCAGTGCCACTCAGAATCCATCACTTCCACCCGCTATCTCAGGCAGTCTCTTT GACTCAGAACCTCGTAAGATCCGGCCACCAGATGGCAGTCAGGATGGACCAACATTTCATCCTGCTGGAATGCGTCCTCCTATACATCACTCGTCACATGTGCCATCAGATGCCAAACCACCAACCAGTGAGAAGCTGATGTCCCTGCCCGGAGCCTCCTGCCAATCCCAGCCACCAGGGCAGCCAACCCAACGTGTAGATTACCGTgattacaaggagaagaaggaaagagaCAGGCTGGCACAGCAAGGAGTGTCCAG AGATGGACACCACATGAACAAGGGCATGCCAGCCAGCAGCAGTAAACATGGACCAATGCCTCCAGGGAGTTCTGGGACTTTGGGCAAACCAGGACCACTGCACCGTGATCACACCAAACACCCACCTCCAACAGCACGTCCCAGCAGTGGACCACCTCAGGCTCGTGATGCTGTGCGGCGAGACACAGCAAAACATATGTTCACATCAGACACAGTGTCTCCCATGAGCAATCATCTAGGTAGTGGCACAAATAGTGGAAGTAATTGTAACGTTAGTTCTAGGAAGGACAATCAGGCTGTTGAGTGGACAggagaaaaagtgagtgaagtgGACAGCAGGCGTGGAGACATGAAAAGTGCAGAAAACAGACCATTCTCTGTTCCACATCCGGATTCTAGTGCAAAAAGAAGCCAGCAACCTGGGTTTGACTCCTCGAGCAGGCACAGCAGAGTTAGTGCAACGAGTTCTGTGAAAGAAGACTTACCCTCGAACCCTCCACAGCAGAAGATGCTCTCAGAGTCTGTTGACTCACAGAGACATTTGTATAACCACAACAAGCATGGTGCTGGTAGTGATAGGTTGGACCATCGACACCGTCGGTCTGGTGCCAGTGAACAATTTAGCAATAGGCCCCCACAATCATCTGCAGAATGTGCAGAACGGAAAGTGACTGTTTCTGAGATGGTTGAGCGCAAGCCCAATGTTGTAGATCTTATGGATCGCAAACCAAACATGGTTGAACCATTAGATCGCAAGCCACCTATCACCGATATGATGGACCGCAATAAACCCAATGTTGCAGATCTATCAGATCGTAAGCCAAACATTTCCGACTTGCATTTGCACGACTCCAGTAGACGACCTGATGTCAAACACTTGCCAGTTCAGCCATACCATGGTATAAAGAGGGAAATCAAGAAAGAGGACAATACAGACTATGGAAACAGAATAGTACGACctccaccgccgccaccacctcCACCGCCACCAcctccaccgccaccgccaccacctcCACCCCTTCCACCTCAACAGCAACAACCACAGCCTCCACCATCATCAATGCTACAAAACACTGCAGTTCTGCATCAACACAAACCTCGACCCAGATCTCCTTTGCAGTCCTCGCAGCATATGCGTCCTGCCTCTACAACTGTGCCCACTACTACAGTTCCACCACCCAATGCCAACAAGCGATCTGAGTCTCCCCACCATTCTAGGACAAAGTCTGTTCCTTCATCCCTTCCAAATTTATCCACTCCTTCCCGAAATGGTACTGCACATGTTGATGAGAAACCTGTAAGGCGGACTGAAACACCCATGACAAAGCCAGACCAAACTTCAACGACAATCAAAATGGAAGCTTCCAGCGGAAATCAGAAGAGTGGAATTGCTGCACAATTGCCCACAACACCTGACAAAGGTAGCTCCACAGTTCCACGGGAATCTCCCTATCCACGAGCCAGTAAGTCAAAGCAGCGCACGCCTCCCTCATCAGCAAACAAGAAGCCTCCAGCTCCACTGCCTGAGATCCCTTCAGCACCATTATCTCCCTTCGGATCGCCTCCGCCTCCCACCCCTACAACTCCTGGTAGTGCCAGCAAGTCACAGGGATCTCTGAGGGCAACAAAACGACACCGAACTAGTAGCTCAAGCTCTGAGCCAGAATTGGTGCCCGTGGTGAAGAAACTGGATGAGATTGCGGGCTATGAGAATATCATTCGTGATTCTAAAATGGGCATCAAACTACCAAACAGAGTGCCAGATATTATTCCTCCCATACGGGATCGTGCCAAGAAGGATGAGTCAGTTGCTCGTAACACTACTATCTCAAAGGAGCTGAAGCCCCCAGATTTGATACGACCTTTTGCTGCACAGATCGCAGATGCTAAGTCAGATGACCTCGGTGCTGTGGCCTTTCCTGAATTGGATTCAACGAATGGCACATTTGGCCGAACAACCATCCCATCTCTGCCAGCTGTCTCTGATGAGGCTGTCAGCATCGGAGTTATTGACATCTCTACAATGGAGGAGCCAGTCCAGCCAGAACACCACCACAAgagtgagaagaagaagaagagaaaggaacACAAAGAACATAAGCacaaagacaaggacaaaaatcGGGAAGAGAAGAAACATAAACACAAGCACAAAGATAAGGACAAAGATCGTCACAAAGGAGAGAAGGGAGAAGCTTCCGCCCCCATCAAGATCACCATCCCCAAAGACAAGTTGAATCTGAGCTCGACATTGGAGCCAGTGGCCAGCACAGGGACAGGGCTCAAGATCAAGATCCAGAAGGAACGACTGAAGGGCTCTGACTCTACAGAAAGCAGCCCACAATCAGCACCAAGTGGCGGCATCAAGATCAAGATCAGCAAGGAGCACATTGGCTTCAACAGCAGTAGTGCTGTTCTGCCAACCAGCAGTAGTGATACACCATCATGTTCTCGCAAGAGGGAGCGCAGCAGTCCTCGATCATCGGAGTTAACTTCGCCCCCCACCAAATCAGCGCGGCTCAACACTGTCCCAGCAGAACAGAGGAGAGGAGGAAGCAGCGCAACAAGCAACTATGGGAAGCAGAATGGAGTGGAGCACCATCGTAGGGGCTCACACTATCCTCCTGGCAACAAGGTACGTGGTGGCAGAGGAGGTCCCAGGGGAAACTGCTACCCTCCTGTGCAGCAGCCCCCTCCACCATTCCACCAACCATACCCACACTATTACCAAGCGTACCCAGGAATGGTCCCTCAGCCATACATGTATGACCAGCAGATGTACGGATACTACCCTCAGTATATGTATCCACCCCCTTTGCCCACCGGGGTCATGCCAGAACTAGGGCCACCTCAGGAACCTCCTCCCCTTCCTGAAGGACCTCCACCTGACAATCCACCACCACCTCCCCCTCCAGAATAG